In a single window of the Lentisphaera araneosa HTCC2155 genome:
- a CDS encoding uroporphyrinogen-III synthase, with protein sequence MRVLLTGFRDTNSKARAILESYSAEVIDFPLQEMQLIPGSIKLLGKSDWVIFTSPTAARLYMQHLYPLNHFDKAACVGPSTAEALEGDYGRACSLLPETNFSASSLAKIIVENKKQFVDKKILFPCSKLAKNDLVNLLAENGISIQRHDFYLPERNQIASIPNFDAICFFSSSAVEAYFSLKNSKDLAGKKVSLIGESTAVTFRQYSDLPFVLAKEANAEETAKVLFTN encoded by the coding sequence TTGCGAGTACTACTGACGGGTTTCCGAGATACTAATAGTAAAGCAAGAGCAATCCTCGAAAGCTATTCAGCTGAAGTAATAGATTTCCCATTGCAAGAAATGCAGTTAATTCCTGGTTCAATTAAGTTGCTCGGGAAAAGTGATTGGGTAATTTTCACCTCTCCAACAGCGGCTCGATTATATATGCAGCATTTATATCCATTGAATCACTTTGATAAAGCCGCTTGTGTTGGCCCGTCTACCGCAGAAGCACTCGAAGGTGATTATGGTCGAGCATGTTCTTTGTTGCCAGAAACCAACTTTTCGGCAAGTTCACTTGCCAAGATCATTGTTGAAAATAAAAAGCAATTTGTTGATAAGAAAATTTTATTCCCTTGTTCTAAGTTGGCAAAGAATGACTTAGTAAACCTTTTAGCTGAAAATGGTATATCAATTCAACGCCACGATTTTTATTTACCTGAAAGGAATCAAATCGCAAGTATTCCCAACTTTGATGCAATATGTTTTTTTAGTTCGTCGGCAGTTGAGGCCTATTTTTCTTTGAAAAACTCGAAGGATTTAGCAGGAAAAAAGGTTTCGCTCATAGGTGAATCTACGGCTGTTACCTTTAGGCAATACTCAGATTTACCTTTTGTTCTTGCAAAAGAGGCGAATGCTGAAGAAACTGCAAAAGTTTTGTTTACGAACTGA